A single Pyxicephalus adspersus chromosome 8, UCB_Pads_2.0, whole genome shotgun sequence DNA region contains:
- the LOC140336858 gene encoding Fanconi anemia group D2 protein-like isoform X2 produces the protein MMSSKRRTSKLGEQEDSSASISKIKKRRVSSKKTKEQDEVVENDSLFVQILKSSGMTLKSGEQQNELAVDQMAFQKTLQQSLKKHPRSSNVTEEFMAGLESHIEDRERFRNCLLPCGRSEEEGNPVFSSFHDSLIKILLGIDTLQGPLINLLFEKMPEFLYDSFGSDGISIPRLIINQLKWLDLIVSSKMSSLYRNFM, from the exons ATGATGAGCTCCAAACGGCGGACGTCTAAGTTAGGTGAACAGGAAGATTCATCTGCCAGTATCTCTA AAATTAAGAAACGCCGTGTGAGCAGTAAGAAGACCAAGGAGCAGGATGAGGTGGTGGAGAATGACAGCCTGTTTGTGCAAATCCTAAAATCTTCTGGGATGACCCTCAAATCTGGCGAGCAGCAGAATGAACTTG CTGTAGATCAAATGGCTTTTCAGAAGACCTTGCAGCAATCTTTAAAGAAACATCCCAGATCTTCAAAT GTGACTGAGGAGTTTATGGCAGGGCTGGAGTCACACATTGAAGATCGGGAGCGTTTCAGGAATTGTCTTCTTCCATGTGGACGTTCTGAGGAAGAGGG CAATCCTGTCTTCAGCTCATTTCATGACAGCCTGATCAAAATCCTGTTGGGGATTGATACTTTGCAG GGGCCTTTGATAAACCTGCTGTTTGAGAAGATGCCGGAATTTCtgtatgacag TTTTGGCAGTGATGGAATCAGCATTCCTCGTCTAATCATTAACCAGCTGAAATGGCTGGACCTGATTGTCAGTAGCAAG ATGTCTTCTCTATATAGGAACTTTATGTAA
- the LOC140336858 gene encoding Fanconi anemia group D2 protein-like isoform X1 has protein sequence MMSSKRRTSKLGEQEDSSASISKIKKRRVSSKKTKEQDEVVENDSLFVQILKSSGMTLKSGEQQNELAVDQMAFQKTLQQSLKKHPRSSNVTEEFMAGLESHIEDRERFRNCLLPCGRSEEEGNPVFSSFHDSLIKILLGIDTLQGPLINLLFEKMPEFLYDSFGSDGISIPRLIINQLKWLDLIVSSKDLTSKIMQLVLVSPADVQQHIISSLPEILEDSEHNDVAKELR, from the exons ATGATGAGCTCCAAACGGCGGACGTCTAAGTTAGGTGAACAGGAAGATTCATCTGCCAGTATCTCTA AAATTAAGAAACGCCGTGTGAGCAGTAAGAAGACCAAGGAGCAGGATGAGGTGGTGGAGAATGACAGCCTGTTTGTGCAAATCCTAAAATCTTCTGGGATGACCCTCAAATCTGGCGAGCAGCAGAATGAACTTG CTGTAGATCAAATGGCTTTTCAGAAGACCTTGCAGCAATCTTTAAAGAAACATCCCAGATCTTCAAAT GTGACTGAGGAGTTTATGGCAGGGCTGGAGTCACACATTGAAGATCGGGAGCGTTTCAGGAATTGTCTTCTTCCATGTGGACGTTCTGAGGAAGAGGG CAATCCTGTCTTCAGCTCATTTCATGACAGCCTGATCAAAATCCTGTTGGGGATTGATACTTTGCAG GGGCCTTTGATAAACCTGCTGTTTGAGAAGATGCCGGAATTTCtgtatgacag TTTTGGCAGTGATGGAATCAGCATTCCTCGTCTAATCATTAACCAGCTGAAATGGCTGGACCTGATTGTCAGTAGCAAG GATTTGACCTCTAAGATCATGCAGCTTGTTCTAGTGTCCCCGGCTGATGTCCAGCAACACATTATTAGCAGCCTACCTGAAATTTTGGAGGACTCTGAGCACAATGATGTTGCTAAGGAGCTAAGGTGA